From a single Desulfosalsimonas propionicica genomic region:
- a CDS encoding YhdH/YhfP family quinone oxidoreductase yields the protein MTSPDLYTAWRVHEKNGGYEGAEEACSISDLPENDVLIRVTHSSLNYKDALSASGNKGVTRSYPHTPGIDAAGEVVESRRGPAAGEQVIVTGYDLGMNTPGGFGQYIRVPADWCVPMPPGWDAGKAMVYGTAGLTAGLCVEKLLKMGAAAGQGRAVVTGASGSVGSVAVEILSKIGFEVAAVSGKVDQAEPLRQLGASEVVGREVLEPSKKPLLKPGFANAVDTVGGAPLAELLKQISPGGSVSCCGLAGGTQVETTVLPFILRGVNLLGVDSVEIPIAEKKGVWEKLAGQWACPGVEKTARVIGRRDLGDALKAFLKAESAGKIVLDHSL from the coding sequence ATGACAAGTCCGGATCTTTACACGGCATGGCGGGTTCATGAGAAAAACGGCGGATATGAGGGGGCAGAAGAGGCCTGCAGCATTTCCGATCTGCCTGAAAACGACGTGCTCATCCGGGTCACGCATTCGTCGCTCAACTATAAGGATGCCCTTTCGGCTTCCGGCAATAAAGGCGTTACCCGCAGCTACCCGCATACTCCCGGAATTGATGCTGCCGGCGAAGTCGTCGAATCCCGGCGGGGGCCTGCCGCGGGCGAGCAGGTGATCGTGACCGGCTATGATCTGGGAATGAACACCCCGGGCGGTTTCGGACAATACATCCGGGTGCCGGCGGATTGGTGCGTACCCATGCCCCCGGGCTGGGATGCCGGAAAAGCAATGGTATACGGTACCGCAGGTCTGACAGCGGGGCTTTGCGTGGAGAAGCTGCTGAAAATGGGCGCTGCAGCCGGGCAGGGCAGGGCAGTGGTCACGGGCGCCAGCGGTTCGGTGGGTAGCGTGGCCGTTGAGATTCTGTCAAAAATCGGCTTTGAAGTGGCGGCTGTCAGCGGCAAGGTCGATCAGGCAGAGCCCCTCAGGCAACTCGGCGCATCCGAGGTGGTTGGCAGGGAGGTTTTGGAGCCGTCCAAAAAGCCGCTTTTAAAACCCGGGTTTGCAAACGCCGTGGATACCGTGGGCGGGGCCCCCCTGGCAGAGCTGCTCAAACAGATTTCTCCGGGAGGTTCTGTTTCCTGCTGCGGCCTGGCCGGCGGCACGCAGGTTGAAACAACGGTGCTGCCGTTTATCCTCAGGGGGGTGAACCTGCTGGGCGTGGATTCGGTGGAAATCCCCATTGCGGAAAAAAAAGGTGTCTGGGAAAAGCTTGCCGGTCAGTGGGCATGCCCTGGTGTGGAAAAAACCGCCCGGGTCATCGGCCGCAGGGATCTGGGAGATGCATTAAAGGCGTTTTTAAAGGCCGAATCCGCAGGAAAAATCGTTCTGGATCACAGCCTTTGA
- a CDS encoding haloacid dehalogenase type II yields the protein MKAIRGLFFDVGGTVFDWKNTARENIEKLAKQHGEAIDSEAFAVDWRNQMFKVHTQVRQGNLPWMNSDDMHLRALEKMKAEHPLLTHVDPVSLITSTWHRLKPFNGAPEAIDRLRTGYTVVVLTILSWESIVNSAKTAGVQWDGILSCEFLGYYKPSLQAYIKATGLLGLKPEESMMVAAHEGDLAAARQAGMHTAYVKVPEKDNMTEGFGEPEKVDFDIEAPDFETLCQKLQV from the coding sequence ATGAAAGCCATCAGGGGATTGTTTTTTGATGTTGGGGGAACCGTGTTTGACTGGAAAAACACTGCACGGGAAAATATCGAAAAACTGGCAAAGCAGCACGGTGAAGCCATCGACAGCGAGGCCTTTGCCGTTGACTGGCGCAATCAAATGTTTAAGGTCCACACCCAGGTCAGACAGGGCAACCTGCCCTGGATGAATTCCGATGACATGCACCTGCGGGCCCTGGAAAAGATGAAAGCCGAACACCCGCTGCTGACGCATGTGGATCCGGTTTCTTTAATAACATCCACCTGGCATCGCCTCAAACCCTTTAACGGCGCCCCCGAGGCCATAGATCGCTTGCGCACCGGTTATACGGTGGTGGTGCTCACAATTTTGAGCTGGGAAAGCATTGTCAACAGCGCCAAGACAGCCGGCGTCCAGTGGGACGGCATTTTGTCCTGCGAGTTTCTGGGCTATTACAAGCCCTCCTTACAGGCCTACATCAAGGCCACAGGCCTGCTGGGTCTAAAGCCGGAAGAATCCATGATGGTGGCCGCCCATGAAGGCGATCTGGCAGCCGCCCGGCAGGCCGGAATGCATACGGCTTATGTGAAGGTGCCGGAGAAAGACAACATGACCGAGGGGTTTGGAGAGCCGGAAAAAGTCGACTTTGACATTGAGGCACCGGATTTTGAAACCCTGTGCCAAAAGCTGCAGGTTTGA
- a CDS encoding mechanosensitive ion channel family protein, producing MLTATAPAQQGSEAQAPQKASDSADIGGRLTEFVSEQMAEAAEQLSGAARGLAEIPGLAKDLLVMAQDSENLFAWAAAGLKVVLALFAGFIAAWVLRRLLMRARLALGDREGDRDWVRILLALGRTLMDMLPIAGFVIAAYAVVPSTDPGPETRLVAISLVAAVAVSRFVLVVARLICLPEVPGRTFLFADRETGRYCYIWIRRMTILGVYGYFILEAALLIGMPGALHSFLIKFLGFAVMVLLVSVILQNKQEVAAWIGRPRGAPDQKEKRAARPSAGRAFLRRLTDGWHIIAILVVAGFYITWALEIPGGKRFLLAGFLKTLVVIFLAGMFVRLLRHGVGRLFYISDSLKQDYPGLEQRANRYQPFVLGALSGVIYLIAAFAVLEAWGLGTFGFLFSPTGGALAAELGVLLLIIAGAVVLWEFVYLRIERSLSREDGDTVTNRRKFTLLPLLKNVVLIILIVITAMLVLSRLGINIGPLLAGAGVIGLAVGFGAQTLVRDMITGAFILLEDALAVGDWVEAGGHSGTVERLTVRTVTLRDLSGTVHLIPFSEVTTVTNYNRDYAYALIDAGVAYRERYGDVVQALQDTAAELKSDETWRQHITGELEVFGMNNLADSAVEIRVRLKTRPMQQFAIKRAFLERMKRVFDERGIEIPFPHRTVWFGAEKDGTAPPMRLAMDKTGSLSSAPGPESEPAPEATPQIQVASEKQASEGVVEEAEADDQDDTKK from the coding sequence TTGCTTACAGCAACCGCGCCGGCACAGCAGGGCTCTGAAGCTCAGGCTCCCCAAAAGGCCTCCGATTCGGCAGATATTGGGGGCCGCCTGACAGAATTTGTCTCAGAGCAGATGGCAGAGGCCGCAGAGCAGTTGTCCGGCGCTGCCCGGGGACTTGCTGAGATTCCCGGCCTGGCAAAGGATCTGCTTGTCATGGCGCAGGACTCTGAAAATCTTTTTGCCTGGGCTGCGGCCGGCCTGAAGGTGGTGCTGGCGCTTTTTGCCGGCTTTATTGCGGCATGGGTGCTGAGGCGGCTTTTGATGCGTGCCCGCCTTGCCCTCGGGGACCGGGAGGGTGACAGGGACTGGGTCAGGATATTGCTGGCCCTGGGCCGCACACTAATGGACATGCTGCCGATTGCCGGATTTGTCATTGCTGCATACGCGGTTGTGCCCTCCACGGATCCCGGCCCTGAAACCCGTCTGGTTGCCATCAGTCTGGTCGCCGCAGTGGCAGTCTCGCGTTTTGTGCTTGTTGTTGCCCGCCTGATCTGTCTTCCTGAAGTCCCGGGCCGGACTTTTTTGTTCGCAGACCGGGAAACCGGGCGCTATTGCTATATCTGGATAAGGCGTATGACCATTCTGGGGGTCTACGGCTATTTCATCCTGGAAGCCGCCCTGCTCATCGGGATGCCCGGGGCCCTGCATTCTTTTTTGATCAAGTTTCTGGGCTTTGCCGTAATGGTTCTGCTGGTGTCGGTTATCCTGCAGAACAAACAGGAAGTCGCCGCCTGGATCGGCCGTCCGCGGGGCGCACCGGATCAAAAGGAAAAAAGGGCGGCCCGGCCCTCAGCAGGACGGGCTTTTCTGCGCCGCCTGACAGACGGTTGGCACATCATTGCTATACTTGTGGTTGCGGGATTTTATATAACCTGGGCTCTTGAAATCCCCGGCGGAAAACGTTTTTTACTGGCCGGCTTCCTAAAAACCCTTGTGGTGATATTTCTGGCAGGAATGTTTGTGCGATTGCTCCGGCATGGAGTCGGCAGGCTGTTTTATATCAGCGATAGCCTGAAACAGGATTATCCCGGGCTTGAGCAAAGGGCAAACCGTTACCAGCCTTTTGTTCTTGGGGCTCTTTCCGGAGTGATTTACCTGATAGCCGCCTTTGCGGTCCTAGAGGCATGGGGCCTTGGCACCTTTGGCTTTCTTTTCTCACCCACGGGCGGTGCATTAGCAGCGGAACTGGGTGTGCTTTTGCTGATAATTGCAGGTGCTGTGGTCCTCTGGGAGTTTGTTTATCTTCGCATAGAACGCTCCCTTTCCAGGGAGGACGGGGATACCGTTACAAACCGGCGAAAGTTCACGCTTCTGCCCCTGCTGAAAAATGTGGTTCTCATAATCTTAATTGTAATCACCGCAATGCTGGTACTTTCACGGCTCGGGATCAATATCGGACCGCTTCTGGCAGGGGCCGGGGTCATCGGCCTGGCCGTGGGTTTTGGTGCCCAGACCCTGGTTCGCGACATGATTACAGGCGCTTTTATATTGCTCGAAGATGCACTGGCAGTCGGCGACTGGGTGGAGGCCGGCGGGCACAGCGGCACGGTTGAGCGTCTTACGGTCCGCACCGTGACTTTGCGGGATCTGTCCGGAACCGTGCACCTGATTCCTTTCAGCGAGGTGACCACCGTAACCAACTACAACCGGGATTACGCATATGCACTAATAGATGCGGGCGTGGCCTATCGGGAGCGGTACGGGGACGTGGTGCAGGCCCTGCAGGATACGGCGGCCGAGCTCAAAAGCGATGAAACCTGGCGTCAGCATATAACCGGTGAGCTGGAGGTTTTTGGGATGAACAACCTGGCGGATTCGGCTGTTGAAATCCGGGTGCGTCTAAAGACCCGTCCCATGCAGCAATTTGCCATAAAGCGTGCCTTTTTGGAACGGATGAAGCGTGTTTTTGATGAAAGGGGCATTGAAATCCCGTTTCCCCACAGGACCGTCTGGTTCGGAGCCGAAAAAGACGGCACAGCCCCGCCCATGCGGCTGGCCATGGATAAGACCGGATCTTTATCATCCGCACCCGGCCCGGAATCGGAACCAGCGCCTGAAGCCACACCGCAGATACAGGTTGCCTCTGAAAAGCAGGCTTCCGAGGGGGTGGTCGAGGAGGCTGAGGCCGATGATCAGGATGATACGAAAAAGTAA
- a CDS encoding long-chain-fatty-acid--CoA ligase, with the protein MNRLHEPFWPNRLPKTLAYPEVPLFRLIETAAEFYPEKAAVNYYGQPLSYRRMVGEIKSLAGALSAGGIQKGERVAVYMQNTPHYIISFYAVMRANAVVVPVNPMNNEKELAFILKDAGASALITTTDLLPAAEAVGQSTGLKFIIAGRYSDYLPENPALPVPDPMPKTPACPESCLEWNALIAKQSPAPDVTVGPDDMCLLPYTSGSTGKPKGCIHTHRTVMANLVSAYYWLTNTASSVHLSVLPFFHVTGLIHSMLAPLFAGATLVLLTRWDRGAALNAIEKYQVTHWVNISTMVVDLLSAPDVSGRDLSSLVVVGGGGAPLPEAIGSRLNELTGLSYVEGYGLTETISQTHFNPPDRPKMQCIGIPDFGVDARIIDVETQEELAVNNSGELVINGPEVFQGYWNRPEDSKDAFIETDGKQFFRTGDICTMDEEGYFFIVDRTKRMINAAGFKVWPAEVENSLYAHPAVLEACVVGVPDPVRVEEVRAYIVPKADYRDSISEKDIIDWSKKQMAAYKYPRQILFVDSLPKGATGKTLWRKVQEEARAEMEKGGK; encoded by the coding sequence TTGAACAGGCTACATGAACCGTTCTGGCCAAACCGGCTGCCCAAAACCCTGGCTTATCCCGAAGTGCCCCTTTTTCGCCTGATTGAAACAGCAGCGGAGTTTTACCCGGAAAAAGCCGCTGTCAATTATTACGGCCAGCCTTTGAGTTATCGCCGCATGGTCGGTGAAATCAAGAGCCTGGCCGGTGCCCTGTCAGCAGGCGGCATTCAGAAAGGCGAGCGGGTTGCGGTTTACATGCAGAACACGCCCCACTATATTATTTCTTTTTATGCGGTTATGCGGGCCAATGCCGTGGTGGTGCCGGTCAATCCCATGAACAATGAAAAGGAACTGGCCTTTATCCTCAAAGATGCCGGCGCATCGGCCCTTATCACCACCACTGACCTGCTGCCCGCTGCAGAGGCCGTTGGGCAAAGCACGGGGCTGAAGTTCATTATTGCCGGCCGATATTCCGATTACCTGCCGGAAAACCCGGCGCTGCCCGTGCCCGATCCCATGCCCAAGACCCCGGCCTGCCCGGAATCCTGCCTGGAATGGAACGCCCTGATAGCAAAGCAGAGTCCGGCGCCGGATGTGACCGTCGGACCGGATGACATGTGCCTGCTGCCCTATACATCCGGCTCCACAGGCAAGCCCAAGGGCTGCATTCATACCCACCGCACGGTCATGGCCAACCTGGTCAGCGCCTATTACTGGCTGACCAATACGGCATCCAGCGTACATTTGTCGGTTCTGCCGTTTTTTCATGTGACCGGCCTGATCCACAGCATGCTGGCCCCGCTTTTTGCCGGTGCCACCCTGGTGCTGCTGACCCGCTGGGACCGGGGCGCCGCCCTGAATGCCATTGAAAAATATCAGGTGACCCATTGGGTCAACATCTCCACCATGGTAGTGGACTTGCTGTCCGCCCCGGATGTTTCCGGCCGGGACCTGAGTTCCCTGGTGGTGGTCGGCGGGGGCGGGGCGCCCTTGCCGGAAGCCATCGGCAGCCGCTTAAACGAACTCACAGGACTTTCCTACGTGGAAGGCTACGGCCTGACCGAAACCATTTCCCAGACCCATTTCAACCCCCCGGACCGGCCCAAGATGCAGTGCATCGGGATTCCGGATTTCGGGGTGGATGCCCGTATTATTGATGTGGAAACCCAGGAGGAACTGGCCGTGAACAACTCCGGAGAACTGGTCATCAACGGCCCTGAAGTGTTCCAGGGCTATTGGAACCGCCCGGAAGACAGTAAAGATGCGTTTATTGAAACAGACGGCAAGCAGTTTTTCCGAACCGGCGATATCTGCACCATGGATGAAGAAGGTTATTTTTTCATCGTGGACCGCACCAAGCGGATGATCAATGCGGCCGGCTTCAAGGTGTGGCCGGCAGAGGTGGAAAACAGCCTTTACGCCCATCCGGCAGTGCTTGAAGCCTGCGTGGTGGGGGTCCCTGACCCTGTCCGTGTCGAGGAGGTCCGCGCTTATATCGTGCCCAAGGCGGATTACCGGGACAGCATCTCGGAAAAAGACATCATCGATTGGTCAAAAAAACAGATGGCCGCTTATAAATATCCCAGGCAGATTCTTTTTGTGGACTCCCTGCCAAAAGGGGCCACCGGCAAAACCCTTTGGCGCAAAGTCCAGGAAGAGGCACGCGCTGAAATGGAAAAGGGAGGCAAATAA
- a CDS encoding DMT family transporter gives MKTLHGRAVPANDINMFLVIHFWGLTFLFTKLGLKSLDPLSFANLRMASAALVLMIMAAFTAGHHKQVRMDFREHLLAVGLGLLGMACFPFCFSLAMNYTSAANAGLIFGTTPVAVALISRLIGMERLNKMQWAGLLLSFAGIAVILLPRGANFSFTSLKGDMLMTAAMLNWALYTVANRFVPSTRSALKFTAYGAIWGAVSLSLLSFNTLASLPVAEIKPESWLGGLCAGVLGTALSYVIWNNTVRNMGPAKTAVYLNLVPLIAAVSGFFLLNESLGRQHLAAVCLIVPGVLMTRGSRGPLPETGKNGKGT, from the coding sequence ATGAAAACACTTCACGGCAGGGCGGTGCCGGCCAATGATATCAACATGTTCCTTGTCATTCACTTCTGGGGCCTGACCTTTCTGTTTACCAAGCTGGGCCTCAAAAGCCTGGACCCGCTATCGTTTGCCAACCTCCGGATGGCCAGTGCAGCGCTTGTGCTCATGATCATGGCCGCATTTACCGCGGGCCATCACAAACAGGTCCGGATGGATTTCCGGGAGCACCTGCTGGCCGTGGGCCTGGGACTTTTGGGAATGGCTTGCTTTCCGTTCTGCTTTAGCCTGGCCATGAATTATACTTCCGCGGCCAATGCAGGGCTGATCTTCGGCACCACCCCGGTGGCCGTTGCCCTGATCAGCCGGCTGATAGGCATGGAACGGCTCAATAAAATGCAATGGGCCGGGCTTCTGCTTTCCTTTGCCGGCATTGCAGTGATCCTGCTTCCCCGGGGGGCGAATTTTTCATTCACCTCCCTGAAAGGGGACATGCTCATGACTGCGGCCATGCTCAACTGGGCCCTGTATACGGTTGCCAACCGGTTTGTCCCGTCAACACGCTCTGCCCTGAAATTTACCGCTTACGGTGCCATATGGGGAGCGGTCAGCCTGAGCCTGCTGAGTTTCAACACCCTGGCGAGCCTTCCCGTGGCGGAAATCAAGCCCGAGTCCTGGCTGGGCGGTTTGTGCGCCGGCGTTCTGGGGACAGCCCTTTCCTATGTGATCTGGAACAATACCGTCCGGAACATGGGGCCGGCCAAAACAGCAGTGTATTTGAACCTGGTGCCCCTGATCGCGGCGGTGAGCGGATTTTTTCTGTTAAACGAATCCCTGGGCCGGCAGCACCTGGCCGCCGTGTGCCTGATTGTTCCCGGGGTACTGATGACCCGCGGCAGCCGCGGCCCATTGCCGGAAACCGGAAAAAACGGTAAAGGCACTTAA
- a CDS encoding AAA family ATPase translates to MYHSHFGFNVKPFQINADPAFLWLGEQHTEALSFLRYGVLENRGFLLLTGDVGTGKTTLLNALLQNLDDSNVLVARIPDPRLDLMDFINILADRLGMNESFASRGPFLISFEKFLNRQHYMGRNVLLIIDEAQRLTYELLEEIRALSNLEKPNAKLFNVFFVAQDEFNDMLLDHRSRAIRQRITLSYHLEPLNRKEVGEYIRHRQKVAGAQKDLFSKKAVERIYAFSGGFPRLINIICDHALLSAYAGDKKQISEDIVAECARDLKVRSFELPAGRSFAPLGPAGPNKKPESVPAPPAPRHKKSRLAIPALLVLLLIGGYGAYQWIPESAGWFVSTTERADTGRPAAGDVQSSGTLTMPENTAQAVSASPGDKTVEKTVNSRTAGKSPEETPSPDIRQSAQSAPTEIKPEPTSDIADDPAGPDKPEPETVARLDPGRYADQKFAVNFPNGVYSLDPDSVETLDRVKDLLVRNPGLQARVTGYSDSLGDRRYNLHLSRIRANIVKSYLIGNGVDAGRIDSEGLGQQNPVASNETAEGRARNRRVEIVFAPLSQ, encoded by the coding sequence ATGTATCATTCGCATTTTGGATTTAATGTCAAACCCTTTCAGATTAATGCTGATCCGGCGTTTTTATGGCTGGGCGAGCAGCATACAGAGGCGCTTTCGTTTCTCAGGTACGGGGTTCTGGAAAACCGGGGGTTTTTACTTCTGACCGGGGATGTGGGCACCGGCAAGACAACACTTTTAAATGCACTTCTGCAGAATCTTGACGACTCCAATGTCCTGGTGGCCCGGATACCCGACCCCAGGCTTGATTTGATGGATTTTATCAATATCCTGGCCGACAGGCTGGGCATGAACGAGTCATTTGCCTCCAGGGGCCCCTTTCTTATCAGTTTTGAGAAGTTTCTCAATCGTCAGCATTATATGGGCAGAAATGTATTGCTGATCATCGACGAGGCCCAGCGGCTCACCTATGAACTGCTTGAAGAGATTCGCGCGCTGTCCAACCTTGAAAAACCCAACGCCAAACTCTTCAATGTTTTTTTCGTGGCCCAGGACGAATTCAATGACATGCTCCTGGATCACAGGAGCCGGGCCATACGCCAGCGCATTACCCTCAGCTATCATCTTGAGCCGCTCAACAGAAAAGAAGTGGGCGAGTACATCCGCCACCGGCAAAAGGTGGCCGGCGCTCAAAAAGATCTTTTTTCAAAAAAGGCGGTGGAACGCATATATGCATTTTCAGGCGGCTTTCCTCGCCTGATCAATATTATATGCGATCATGCGCTGCTCAGCGCTTATGCCGGGGATAAAAAACAGATTTCCGAAGACATTGTTGCCGAATGCGCCCGTGACCTGAAGGTGCGCTCCTTTGAACTGCCCGCGGGCCGAAGCTTTGCGCCGTTGGGCCCTGCAGGTCCGAACAAGAAACCGGAATCAGTCCCGGCACCGCCGGCGCCCAGGCACAAAAAATCAAGACTGGCGATTCCGGCATTACTGGTTTTATTGCTGATCGGGGGTTATGGGGCATATCAATGGATTCCCGAATCGGCAGGATGGTTTGTCTCCACTACCGAAAGAGCGGATACCGGCCGGCCGGCGGCCGGGGATGTCCAGAGCAGCGGCACCTTGACAATGCCGGAAAACACGGCACAGGCGGTTTCGGCCAGCCCGGGTGACAAAACCGTTGAAAAAACGGTAAACAGCCGGACTGCGGGCAAATCACCCGAGGAAACCCCCTCGCCTGATATCAGGCAATCCGCTCAGAGTGCACCAACCGAAATCAAACCTGAGCCGACCAGTGATATTGCTGATGATCCGGCCGGGCCGGACAAGCCGGAGCCCGAAACAGTGGCCAGGCTTGATCCAGGCCGGTATGCGGATCAAAAATTCGCTGTGAATTTTCCAAACGGGGTTTACAGCCTGGACCCGGATTCGGTTGAAACCCTGGACCGGGTCAAAGACCTGCTTGTCCGAAATCCCGGGCTCCAAGCAAGGGTGACGGGCTATTCCGATTCCCTTGGCGATCGCCGGTACAACCTGCACCTTTCCAGAATCCGGGCAAACATTGTCAAAAGCTATCTCATCGGAAACGGAGTGGATGCCGGAAGAATTGATTCAGAAGGGCTCGGCCAGCAAAATCCGGTTGCATCCAATGAAACCGCAGAAGGCAGGGCCCGCAACAGGCGGGTTGAAATCGTGTTTGCCCCCCTTTCCCAGTAG
- a CDS encoding sigma-54 interaction domain-containing protein, with amino-acid sequence MKSMSSANRFRDLMMAFSGSYDGLVLCDANGVLINLNESYRRITEVSDQDVQAAMGRPMHHLVADGIVTPSVTVEVLRQKKPVTLVQRIKTGKQVLVTGNPIFDGRGRIQAVVTNVRNPDILRLTQQPSEAPDSGHDPYMNSPRLVAESPEMIRVLDVSRRIASSELPVLLLGESGTGKDLVARFIHGHGPRSGGPFIPVNCAAINEQLFEAELFGYQGGAFTGASRQGKQGLVKLAHGGTLFLDEVAEMPMAAQAKLLRFLQDMAYYPVGATSLHQVDVRVICATNQNLADTVAKGRFREDLYYRMAGMPIFVPSLRDRKEDVSPLARHFLTNAAAGGASGKALSRAAQRALEAFSWPGNVRQLENTMQRLHAIVQNHEITADDICRWIDGSGFPESAAGFANSSYQQVKTRWDRDTLKQALETHGGIRAAARALKVAPSTVLRKKRKYGL; translated from the coding sequence ATGAAATCAATGTCTTCGGCAAATCGTTTCCGGGACCTGATGATGGCTTTTTCCGGCTCTTATGACGGTCTGGTGCTTTGTGATGCAAACGGCGTTCTCATCAACCTCAATGAAAGCTATCGCAGAATCACCGAAGTCAGCGATCAGGATGTGCAGGCGGCCATGGGACGGCCCATGCACCACTTGGTTGCCGATGGCATTGTCACCCCCTCTGTTACCGTTGAAGTGCTCAGGCAGAAAAAGCCGGTGACCCTTGTCCAGCGCATCAAGACCGGAAAGCAGGTGCTGGTCACGGGCAACCCCATATTTGACGGGAGGGGCCGCATCCAGGCAGTGGTGACCAATGTGCGAAACCCGGATATTCTCCGCCTGACCCAGCAGCCGTCCGAAGCCCCGGACTCCGGGCATGATCCGTACATGAACAGCCCCCGGCTGGTTGCGGAAAGTCCGGAAATGATCCGGGTTCTGGATGTATCCCGCCGGATCGCTTCCTCGGAGCTGCCGGTATTGCTGCTCGGGGAATCCGGTACCGGCAAGGACCTGGTGGCCCGGTTTATCCACGGACACGGCCCTCGGTCCGGCGGCCCTTTTATACCGGTCAATTGCGCGGCCATCAATGAACAGCTGTTTGAAGCGGAGCTTTTCGGCTACCAGGGCGGCGCCTTTACAGGGGCCAGCCGCCAGGGGAAGCAGGGATTGGTCAAGCTTGCCCACGGGGGCACCCTGTTTCTCGACGAGGTGGCGGAAATGCCCATGGCCGCACAGGCCAAGCTGCTGCGGTTTCTCCAGGACATGGCCTATTACCCTGTGGGTGCAACAAGCCTGCACCAGGTGGATGTCCGGGTGATCTGCGCGACCAACCAGAATCTGGCCGATACTGTTGCAAAGGGGCGCTTTCGGGAGGATCTTTATTACCGCATGGCCGGTATGCCGATTTTTGTTCCGTCTTTAAGGGACAGAAAAGAGGATGTTTCCCCCCTTGCCCGGCATTTTCTAACCAATGCCGCAGCCGGGGGCGCAAGCGGCAAGGCGCTTTCCCGGGCCGCACAAAGAGCCCTTGAGGCCTTTTCCTGGCCAGGAAACGTGCGGCAGCTGGAAAATACCATGCAGCGGCTGCATGCCATTGTTCAAAACCACGAAATCACAGCGGATGACATCTGCCGGTGGATTGACGGATCCGGTTTTCCGGAGTCAGCAGCGGGTTTTGCAAATTCATCTTATCAGCAGGTCAAAACCCGGTGGGATCGCGACACGCTCAAGCAGGCCCTGGAGACCCACGGGGGTATTCGCGCTGCTGCCCGGGCCCTGAAAGTGGCGCCTTCAACCGTGCTTCGCAAAAAAAGGAAATACGGTCTTTAA
- a CDS encoding LysR substrate-binding domain-containing protein — translation MVYNPDLDINLLRAFVTVAERKSFTLAAARLNRTQSAVSMQLRRLEQNLGRTLITRNRAGAGLTDSGRVMLEYARQMLKLNDQVMAEIGDPRVKGRVRLGIPDDYAAYLLPSALSGFASLYPGISLEVCCELSVDLLRLLDEGEVDLAVTTRQPQSPGGVVIRREQMVWAQAAGCGLHHEDPLPLALFPDGVCVFRQSALKALKSCGRRWSLVCTSRGLAGIRAVVASAMAVTVVTENTVSASMQIIKPDQGLPDLPQVDICLHVSPNPANEAVSVFADYISRSLKNC, via the coding sequence ATGGTTTATAATCCGGATCTGGATATCAATCTGCTGCGCGCCTTTGTCACCGTGGCGGAACGCAAAAGCTTCACCCTGGCGGCCGCGCGGCTAAACCGCACCCAGTCAGCTGTTAGCATGCAGCTCCGGCGGCTGGAGCAGAACTTGGGAAGAACCCTGATCACCCGTAACAGGGCAGGGGCCGGGCTGACTGACAGCGGCCGGGTCATGCTGGAATATGCCCGGCAGATGCTGAAGCTAAATGATCAGGTTATGGCCGAAATTGGTGACCCCCGGGTCAAGGGCCGGGTGCGGCTGGGCATTCCGGATGATTACGCGGCCTATCTGCTTCCTTCGGCCCTGTCCGGGTTTGCCTCGCTGTATCCCGGCATCAGCCTGGAGGTCTGCTGCGAGTTGAGCGTGGATCTGCTGCGGCTTTTGGATGAGGGGGAGGTGGATCTGGCAGTGACAACCCGCCAGCCGCAGTCCCCGGGCGGGGTGGTGATTCGCAGGGAGCAGATGGTGTGGGCCCAGGCCGCGGGATGCGGGCTGCATCATGAAGATCCACTGCCCCTGGCACTGTTTCCCGACGGCGTGTGCGTATTCCGGCAATCCGCCCTTAAGGCCCTGAAAAGCTGCGGCCGCAGATGGAGCTTGGTATGCACGAGCCGGGGGCTTGCCGGCATCCGGGCCGTGGTGGCTTCAGCCATGGCCGTGACAGTGGTAACGGAAAACACCGTTTCTGCGAGCATGCAGATCATCAAACCGGATCAGGGTCTGCCGGATTTGCCGCAGGTGGATATCTGCCTGCATGTATCACCGAACCCGGCCAATGAAGCTGTATCGGTATTTGCCGATTATATCAGCCGGAGTCTGAAAAATTGCTGA